A window of Aeromicrobium sp. Root236 contains these coding sequences:
- a CDS encoding uroporphyrinogen-III synthase — protein MREAPSTARPNAHKAVRGHVSFVGAGPGDASLLTVRAAELLAQADIVITELPEQEALVTNGAEIIDGGVGEDGETLTHAARARLVVKYAKTGSHVVRLIAGDPFTYATAPEEAAACSKAGIGFEIVPGISSVSAVPAYAGVPLTNRTHREYSVVSVGDASINWSEHAGQDTLVLLSAVARIGEVAAGLVAAGRSAETPVAMTRVGTTTEQTTVVSTLADIAADAKAAGMTAPAITVVGQVVTMREALSWFETKPLYGWRVLVPRTKEQSASLAARLRGFGALSEEVPTISVEPPRNPQQMDKAVRGLVEGRYEWIAFTSVNAVKAVREKFEEYGLDARAFSGLKIAAVGDKTAEAIATWGIRADLVPSGEQSARGLLDDWPPYDDLLDPINRVFLPRADIATETLVAGLVDLGWEVDDVTAYRTVRAAPPPAPTREAIKTGKFDAVMFTSSSTVRNLVGIAGKPHTSTIIACIGPATAKTAEEHGLRVDVLAESPSVEVLADALAEFGAARRLAFLDAGEPVTKPSQKRPSTRRKA, from the coding sequence ATGCGAGAAGCACCGTCCACGGCTCGACCGAACGCACACAAGGCCGTCCGCGGCCACGTGAGCTTCGTCGGCGCCGGACCGGGCGATGCCAGCCTGCTGACGGTTCGAGCGGCTGAGCTGCTCGCCCAGGCGGACATCGTCATCACGGAGCTGCCCGAGCAGGAGGCTCTCGTCACCAACGGTGCCGAGATCATCGACGGCGGAGTCGGCGAGGACGGCGAGACCCTGACCCACGCCGCCCGCGCCCGGCTCGTCGTCAAGTACGCCAAGACCGGCTCCCACGTCGTACGCCTGATCGCGGGTGACCCGTTCACCTACGCGACGGCGCCCGAGGAGGCCGCGGCCTGCAGCAAGGCCGGCATCGGCTTCGAGATCGTGCCCGGCATCTCGTCGGTCTCGGCCGTGCCCGCGTACGCCGGTGTGCCGCTGACCAACCGCACGCACCGCGAGTACTCGGTCGTCAGCGTCGGCGACGCGTCGATCAACTGGTCCGAGCACGCCGGCCAGGACACCTTGGTCCTGCTGTCGGCGGTCGCCCGCATCGGCGAGGTCGCTGCCGGCCTGGTCGCTGCCGGTCGCTCCGCCGAGACGCCGGTCGCCATGACCCGGGTCGGCACGACGACCGAGCAGACCACGGTCGTCTCGACACTCGCCGACATCGCCGCTGACGCCAAGGCGGCCGGCATGACCGCGCCGGCCATCACGGTCGTCGGCCAGGTCGTCACGATGCGTGAGGCGCTCTCGTGGTTCGAGACCAAGCCGCTCTACGGCTGGCGCGTCCTGGTGCCCCGCACCAAGGAGCAGTCCGCCAGCCTGGCCGCTCGCCTGCGTGGCTTCGGTGCGCTGTCCGAGGAGGTCCCGACGATCTCGGTCGAGCCGCCGCGCAACCCGCAGCAGATGGACAAGGCCGTACGCGGTCTGGTCGAGGGTCGCTACGAGTGGATTGCGTTCACCAGCGTCAACGCCGTCAAGGCCGTGCGCGAGAAGTTCGAGGAGTACGGCCTCGACGCCCGCGCGTTCTCGGGCCTCAAGATCGCCGCCGTCGGTGACAAGACCGCCGAGGCCATCGCGACCTGGGGCATCCGCGCCGACCTCGTCCCCAGCGGCGAGCAGTCGGCTCGTGGGCTGCTCGACGACTGGCCGCCGTACGACGACCTGCTCGACCCGATCAACCGGGTCTTCCTGCCGCGCGCCGACATCGCGACCGAGACCCTCGTGGCCGGCCTCGTCGATCTCGGCTGGGAGGTCGACGACGTCACGGCCTACCGCACCGTCCGGGCCGCCCCGCCGCCAGCGCCGACGCGCGAGGCGATCAAGACCGGCAAGTTCGACGCGGTCATGTTCACCTCGTCGTCCACGGTGCGCAACCTCGTGGGCATCGCCGGCAAGCCGCACACGTCGACGATCATCGCGTGCATCGGCCCGGCGACCGCCAAGACCGCCGAGGAGCACGGCCTGCGGGTCGACGTCCTCGCCGAGTCACCGTCGGTCGAGGTGCTGGCCGACGCGCTCGCGGAGTTCGGTGCGGCTCGCCGCCTCGCGTTCCTCGATGCGGGCGAGCCGGTGACCAAGCCCTCGCAGAAGCGTCCCTCGACGCGTCGCAAGGCCTGA